Genomic DNA from Streptomyces sp. GS7:
CCGGCCGCGGCCGAACGCGAGCAGCAGCACACCCGCGGTCATCAGCACGGCGAACAGCACGTACCCCGCGTCGTTCAGCCGCGCGTCCAGATCCCGGGCCGCCACCCGCGCCGGGCTGAGACCGGCCGTGCCGCCCGCCGCCCACAGCAGGTGCATCACGGCGGGCAGCAGGGTGAGCACCGCCGCCACCCCCGCGGTCAGCCGGCGCGCGGACCGGGTGGGGCTGTCCGGGAGCGCCTGCAGCGGGCCGCGCCACAGGTGTCCCCAGCGCTCCCGGGCGTAGGGCGCGAAGAGCGCGACCAGCGCCAGCGCCTGCACGATGAAGCCGGTGTAGACGACGGTCCACACCCACGGCGCGAGCAGCGCTCCGGGGCCGTCGCCGCGCGCCCCGGGCCGGCCGTGCAGCATCCCGGCCAGCACCTGCGCGGGGAAGACCGCGACGATCGGCGCGAGCAGCCCGGTCGCGCACCACGTAGGGAGGCCGAGCAGCCAGGCCGGCACCCGCCGCCCCCAGGGCCGGGTCAGCAGGAACGCCAGCACGACCACCGCGGCGTCCATCAGGACGGTGAGCGCGTTGAACGCCATCAGGGAGCCGCCGTCCCGGAGCAGCGGACTGCTCCGGGGGATGCCGAGGTGGCTGCCGGCGAGCCAGGCGATCTTGAGCGAGAGGTAGGGGAGGCAGGCGGCGACGGCCGTCGCGCGCAGGACGGCGCGGACGGTGCCGGGAGCCGGTGCGAAAGCCGGTGCGGTGCGGTGCGTCATGCCGTCCAGGCTTCCGGGAGCCCGCGCGCACCGCGTCGTCCCCGCCGGCGATCCGCCTCCGCCGCACGGGGGAGGCGGGGGTGGCGGCCGGGATGATGCCGCGCCCGCCGCCCCGTCAACCCCCAGGCCGCCCGGGGTGGTTCACAGTCGCCGGGTGGCCAGGGCCAGCCGGTCCCGGGCGTCGAAGAGGGCGTCCTTGATGGTCTGCTCGTGGGCGGGGGTCAGCCGGGCCACCGGCACCGAGCAGCTGATCGCGTCCCGGGCCGGGGTGCGGTACGGGATCGCCACACCGAAGCAGCGCAGGCCGAGGGTGTTCTCCTCGCGGTCGACCGCGAAGCCCGCCTCGCGTACCGCCCGCAGCTCCTCGATCAGCTCCTCGCGGTCGGTGAGGGTGTGCTCGGTCAGCGCGGCCAGGGTGGGCGGCAGCATCGTCCGCACCTGGTCGTCGGTGTACGTGGCGAGCAGCGCCTTGCCCAGGGACGTGGAGTGCGCGGGGAGCCGGCGGCCGACGCGGGTGAACGGGCGCAGGTAGTGCTGGGACTGACGGGTGGCCAGGTAGACGACGTTGACGCCGTCCAGCCGGGCGAGGTGAATGGTCTCGGTGGTGTCGTCGGAGAGCCGGTCCAGGGTGGGCCGGGCGGCGGCCACCACCTCGTCGCCGTCGATGTAGGAGGTGCCGACGAGGAGGGCGCGGACGCCGATGCCGTAACGGGTGCCGGTGGCGTCGGTCTCCACCCAGCCGAGGTCGACCAGGGTGCGCAGCAGCATGTAGAGGCTGGACTTGGGGTAGCCGACGGCTTCCTGGACGGAGGCGAGGCTGTGCATACCGGGGCGGCCCGCGAAGTATTCGAGCAACTCCACCGTCCGCACCGCGGACTTGACCTGTGCTCCACCGGGCTCGGCAGCTGACATCGCCCTTGACCCCTTTGTTCGGACAGCCATAGAGTCCCAGGGATTCACCATCCGGGACAGTGTTCAGCATATCGAACGCCGTCCGGTGGGCGGCAAGGCTCAGTGCGGCAGGACTTCGCCGAGGAGGATGCACGGTGGCAGCAGCGGCACCAGTCTGGAGCGTCGACCCCCGAACCGGGAAGCGGCGGGAGCGGGTTGCGCTGGAAGCCACAACCGACGCCGTGGACACCGCGGTCCGCGCGGCGCACACCGCCCGCGGCGCGCTCGCCGACCGCCCCCCGCGCGCCGCCCTGCTGCGCCGCGCCGCCGACCTGCTCGACGCGGCGGGGGAGGAGATCGTCGCCGCCGCCGACGCGGAGACCGCCCTCGGCCCCGCCCGCCTCACCGGCGAACTGGCCCGCACCACCTACCAGTTGCGGTCCTTCGCCGCCATCGTGGACGAGGGCGGGTTCCTCGACGTACTGATCGACCGCCCCGACCCCGGCCTCACCCCGCCCCGACCCGACCTGCGCCGCTACAAGATCCCGCTGGGCGCCGTGGCGGTCTACGCGGCGAGCAACTTCCCGCTCGCCTTCTCCGTGCCCGGCGGGGACACCGCCAGCGCGCTCGCGGCCGGCTGCCCGGTCGTCGTCAAGGCGCATCCGGACCATCCGGCGACCTCCGAGCTGTGCGCCGGACTGCTGCGCCGGGCGGCCGTCGAGACCGGTCTGCCGGCGGACGCGGTGGGCCTGGTGCACGGCTTCCGGGCCGGTGTCGACCTGGTGCGCCATCCGCTGATCGCCGCCGCCGGCTTCACCGGCTCGGTGCGCGGCGGCCGTGCCCTGTACGACGCCGC
This window encodes:
- a CDS encoding IclR family transcriptional regulator — protein: MSAAEPGGAQVKSAVRTVELLEYFAGRPGMHSLASVQEAVGYPKSSLYMLLRTLVDLGWVETDATGTRYGIGVRALLVGTSYIDGDEVVAAARPTLDRLSDDTTETIHLARLDGVNVVYLATRQSQHYLRPFTRVGRRLPAHSTSLGKALLATYTDDQVRTMLPPTLAALTEHTLTDREELIEELRAVREAGFAVDREENTLGLRCFGVAIPYRTPARDAISCSVPVARLTPAHEQTIKDALFDARDRLALATRRL